In the Onychostoma macrolepis isolate SWU-2019 chromosome 08, ASM1243209v1, whole genome shotgun sequence genome, gcatttacttCCATTTTGCAGATGCAGTTTGCATTTGTTAGCCTATATGTGTCAGTTTTACAGGCTCTTCTCCTCGCATTTGctttataaattcagaattaacTGTTCCATGTAATTAAGTCACTTTGTCATTCATTTGATCATATTCTGTATGTAAAttgttttcaaaattttaaGCTCTGTCTCCCAGTTTCACAAGGCTAGTCCCAGACTataatgcatgtttgagctgtcttAACTGAAAATAACTTGCTCTGACAGATCTTAATGTCATTGCCATTGcctgtctcaagatgcacaccagtaatgtgtttgtttatttatttatttattgcatttttataaaagctgtTTAAGTATCCTAATTTAGGGCCTAGTCCTGGGgcccgttcttcgtacgtcgtttattacatctgagatcatttaaaagatttagatcttctaatcctgataactgatctctggctaatttggttattcaaacgaatttgcgtataagattaaaatatctggattaagttgtcAAAGATTACTGCGCGTTCTCGTGTTCCCtgaaaagggcagatgtatcgatactcgaaaccacgatcagcaatgcagcgattAGCTGGTggcaagacagcaacgtaatgacatcatataattaaaaaagacacctgacgaaaaacttgacaaatttctggacttttataaggaaacagccaagcAAACACAACTACATAAATGGTATAATggataaatgaaatgtgcactgtttttaatttatttgtaattttttttacatgattcccaattatttatacttatgatttctagtatttgtacaggctttacatttttatttcagtgttgtaattagcaattcgtttaattttatctttgaagcagatttcttatgtgacagcattaattaaagtttcttagagatcaagttatctgcatctcctgcgctccatcaagccattcccataatatctgtcaccactcaaattaatgcacgacTCGGATTAACTGTATAGCATATAAGtctccaatacaattataaagtaattatttcatcactaataaatctttcaatgagtaaaaccggctgtgtctatagtattatagactacacaacattgttatattattttcaaattaatttttaaattattattatttgaaataattgtcCCTGGACCAGTAGGGTATTCTTATAATAAAGGAGCAGTGGCTGGGACatattttaagtatcaattctgcttaaaaaaatgcaattaatcctgtttacatgaaataaacctgctcccgagcaggtttaagcttacggacctgttgctatgacagcaactcCAGGATGAGCTTCGAGGAACCAAACAATCCAAGATCAAGCAAAATcggcaacaatcaaatccagctaactgagttagtGATGTTCGAAGAACGGACCCCTGGCTTAagctaagccctgtctgtgaatcCATACCTATGTTTTGAAGTCACCAccaagtttttttattttttattttgaaagaatcaCTGGTTttacttgaatgcaatgttattttcctgttcaaATAGTTCCTGTTCAAATAGTGTGggggcaaaaataaatatttttgcatgtttaaCTGATGGATGTTGTTTACTTGGAGTAACTTTTTGATTCAAAACCATATTAATTGCAGTCCTGCATGTTTTCTGATTGAAAGGAGTAAAAAGCAGGATTGATTTGATAATGTTTCTATGTTGATTCaatgttaaataagtgattTAATTTAGGTTGAAGAAATGTTGATTTTTATGACCATCTTGATCTATTTTTCATCATTGAATTAACATTATTTCAGGGTGCAaatttttctgaggtaaataacATTACATGACTATTCACAAGCTGTTATTTGTAGCACTCCAGCCACCCAATAATCACCATAAGCTTTatgctttgttacttttattATAACACAAAGTCTCAGCCTATAAATTCTGTCAATTTTatgataaaatacaaacaataaatgttttatgctcTTTAATTTGTCATGAGATAACTGTATTCACCTCAGTTCAAGCAGCGTGTGAATCAATCATCTTTTCCTCTTTAATATttacagcatgaaataaacatgaacgaaTATCAGAAGGCatgttgaaaattaaaaaaaaaaaaaaaagtatcatgtaATCGATCAAtcagtgtttaaaaaataaatttttttttaaaaaactgctTGTGAATAGTCATAACAGTTGTAACATAACATTTAGCTTACCTCAGAAAAGCCAACAATATAACTTTGCcaacattgttttattaatctcataaatcaGTCAGTTACCCAAGTTGGAGCCTAGTTCAACCTTTAgaatgtttgtatttttgtagtCTGTTCTGCGCAATGGTGCTTATAGTTTAAGTTTTGAAAATGAGCGCTCCGCTGAATCCTGATATGACAGCGAGACTGTGAGGGATAGACTTGCCGTGTTTTCAATGGTGTCCACTGTAAGAAGCTGTATAAAGCTCCTAAATCATCTATAGTTTTCAACAGCTCATGTTGTCTGGAGTTGTTTGTCTGCTGAAATTTCCTGGATAGATATTTTTAGTGTGTCATCATCAGAACAATCCAAAAACACATTAACTAACAGTACAACCCAATgtcaaaaatcaaaatcaaagatGGCGCTGCTGTGAAAAAGGTCTGTAGCAGCTTTACATAATTTCAGGTTTTCCTAGCGGCTTAGTGTTGTCCAAtggtttaaattaaaaatattggtTTTGTGGTAGCTAAGATACAAGAAAacttatatattttgtaaaactaTAAACACAAAAGTGAAATGTGTAGgaaatttaaaatttgattattttacttGCTGTGATGTTGAAGATTGAAAACATAGAGattactcttaaaaaaaaaaaaaacgcctaCAGGTAATATTGAGTATCCAATTCACCTGTCCCGTAAGTCCTTGTATTGTGGGGGAAACCAGAGCACCCATAGGAAACCCACAGAGAACATGAAAACTCTATGAAGATTGGTAttgtttcaaacaaatgcttgacaatttgttttatattgCCTTATTTTGAGGTCTCATCTCTCTTCTCACGCACACAACCATGCACAAGTCAGGTTCTTTAAAATGTTACTGTCTTCAAAATAATGCATTGCTGCATACTGTTTGTAGAACTGTTGTACTTTTACATATATAGCATTAAGTAAATTATGTAGACCAATGTTTCAAATACAATTACATACAAATTCAAATTTACAACTGTATATTGAAAAGTCATAAAGTAAACTGTATGTGGTAGCTGGTTGCTCTTAACAAGCTTTTGTAAATGTAAGACaggaaaaaaatttttttgccAAGAAACATGAATATCAGAGCAAGGGACGATTTTGATTGGTTGAGGATTATGAGGCTGCTACATGAGCCATAAGGCGGAGTAAAGACCGGCTatcatcaaacaaaaaagatttTGTGTAGTGTTTTTCCCATTCAGCTCTGAGAAAGATGGagctttatgtatttatgttcaTGCTTGCTGCACTTGTTTCTTCTGAGAACAAAGGTAAGTCAGTGGATTATCATTAATCATTTGTTTAAAGACACCATTTTCATCATCTTTCACTGTATTCAAGGAATACCGAAATGTAATATACATACAGAAAAGTGAAATGACTGGCatgaaaagttttgttttgtattaatatttgatttttgaataacAGTAATCAGACAAGGCTGAGACAGAAAAATCTCATTTAAAAAATCGTGAGCAGTTCATActtatgtaatttttaattaatacatttttttaatgaaaattctaAGCAATCATTGTAAAAAATTACTCATGAGCAAATGGTACAAATGCATGTCATATTCAAACAGCCCTATATTTCAATTTCTCATGTAGTTTGTCTAGACTGATAATGTACTGTTATACTGAgctaatacttttttttttctgtttcagttGTGCatgaagatttctatttaatggGATGCTCTGATACAGAGAAAGAACATATGTATGGAATGGATGGAGAGGAACTGTACCATTCAGACTTCATTAAAGGAGTAGGAGTAGTTACTCTACCTGACTTTGCAGATCCCCTCGGCTATCCTGGATTTTATGAGCAAGGCTTATCTGAAATGCAAGTTTGCAAAGCAAACTTAGATATAGCTATCAAAGCTTATAAAAATCCACAAGAGAAAATGGGTAGGatatgcattatatttatttaattgtgtgtaacaattaaatttaattctacaaataaaacaattaattaattctaacacttaaatgtttaattctAAATTTTGTTAACAGTAAACAAATTGTATCTCAAATGCTTGAAACAATAACAGCATCCGTGTCTTTGTCTGTGTTTTCAGACAAACCTCAGACATCCATCTATGCTGAAGATGATGTGCAGCTGAATGTTGAAAACACTCTCATCTGTCATGTGACTGGATTCTTTCCTCCACCTGTCAGAGTCTCATGGACTAAAAACAACGAGGCTTTAAAAGAAGACAGTCTAAGTCAGTATCGCCCAAATGATGACGGCACTTACAACATCTTCTCCAGTCTGCCGTTCACACCTGTGGAGGGAGACATTTACAGCTGCTCTGTGAACCACGTCTCTCTTGATCAAACTCAGACTAAAACATGGGGTGAGTGTGTGGTTTTAGAGAATCACTGGActgatttctattatttatttttcccaatTGTTttctataaataattaatacaaatatgtatatattcaaataaaattgatTATTGATGTGAAAGATAAGAGTAGCAGCCtaaaatatacatatgaaaCACTTGAAATTATGgagaaattacattaataaagcctacattattaataatgcataaacaaaatggttgtatatgtgtgtattctAGAAGTGGACGTTGCTGTGCCCGGTGTTGGTCCAGCAGTGTTCTGTGGAGTGGGTCTGTCTCTGGGGCTGCTGGGAGTCGCTACTGGAACTTTCTTCCTCATTAAAGGAAACAACTGCAACTGACATCCTAGATATGGAAGAAAACTTTGAAAAGAAATTGTATATAGTGTGTAACAGGTCCTGCAAATGAAGCCAGTTTCATTTGGCTCCAATGAAATTTAAAACAGTAAATCTGAGCATCATTCTGTCACTCATCACATTGGTTACAGGAAACATCTTAGATGTTATAAAGAAATAGATTCATAGACACATAAATCTCAATATAATCTTTAATATTGCTTGATATTTCTAATAATGCACCAATGAGTATGAAGCATATGAAAAACCTCTTTTTTTGAGATGTAACACCATATACACTTACATACAGATGTCTAAAAGGCTTAAAATTGTAGATGATCTTTTTACTAATACATCACATTTTCAGTTCATCCAGAGTGATATTggacttttaatttgaataattttatcTGTTAGTTACTCTAAGGTTGAGCTCTTGTCGTCTTCCTCATTGCTGGATTAATTCAAGTCTTTTTCAACAAACATTATGGCATTCTTAAAAAATTGTGGTGCTGTGTGCTTGAAAATAAGGtagaaattgtttttaaatttttaaattttctgtCATTGCAATCATTTTCAAGTTATTAATTTTTCAAGATCTTGTACATTTTCTGACATACACTTCAAATAAAGattatctattttaatttcactTGTGATTTTATATTGTGTTATCATCTATATAACTGTTCCAAGGCAAGGTAGCCTCAAAAACCTATTAGATGGGGCTGTCCATAAAACAACAGATATGGCTATATGTGTTGAAAGACAGAGGAACAGGCGAGAATATAATAGACCAGAGgaacaaaaacatgatattttagAATGACCTTCATAAATATTGTAGCCAATATCTACATTTACTTAATCTACATTTAAGTAACTTACAGTATACTGCATTCAAAAAGCAAATATTATCAGTTCATGCTTACCCTGCAAATCGAACCTTTGAATTTGTCATTGTTAGAATCATGTCTACTGTCTTGAAATAGCTGAaatactttcattcatcttcttTATAAAATAGTGAtgataatagtgataataaaaGGGAGATAACTAAGGTTCAGGAGCAGGGCCACACCTCAGCCAATCACCTAACTTGACTCCTATTTCCCCTTCATCGTCTCCCTATTCATCCCTAACATtctattcaataaaataattcttcAGCATTCATTTTTGTGGTGTGGTCCTTGCTTGTGAAGAAGacattaatgaaataataaagaaaaataacaacCAATGAATACACTAACAGTCTGAAGAGGTGCTctgcagtttgtttgttttttccaatttattttatacctTTCTCCAAACTCATCATTGCTCTCTAAACAACACATTCAGTTAAAAACTTAAACAGATATAgtaagatttcattaaaaatacagttttttattGGTTTCACATGAATCACATAAATGTATGTACCATTTCTCCTAACACAACAAACCATACTTTGTTATATTCTTAATTGCACATGATATGTACTCATTAACCATCAAATGGAAATCTGTTGTGTTAGTGTACATACAGCACAGGAAGGAAATGCACTGAACTATTAACACAGCAATTACAATTTTAGTTAAGTTTAAGAGAGTCAAGGGAGGTCAACTGTGAATTCccaatgcaaacaaacattAATGGAAAGTggagaaagaagaagaaagagaagGGGAAGAAATGGAGGAAGAGTGAAAGGTGGTAAAGTCAGCAGAGGTGGAAAGAGCAGAAGAAGAGGTGAGAGGAAGAGTGGAGGGGCTATAAAGAGGAGAAGAAATATGTAGGATTGAAGAGTACTGACAGAAATATAGAGTATTGAAATATacagatttatatatttttttttaaatgtcccaAACTTCAAAAGAGGACACTTagagtacagtataaaacactATATTCACATAACTCCTCAGTGAACTTTGTGATGAACATAAATTTTCATCATTGTATTTGTGCACCTGTAGCTGTCATTAGGCAGTGAACTTGaatctttcagcaaaattaaGAGTCTGCTTCATTGCCTATGTTAACTCTTTTTAGAGCATGAACCATAGTTCATAGAAATGTATAAATCAGCTGAGAAAATCTAAAGCAGCTTGCTGTCATATAAAGAAGAATGTACTGGAAACAAGCAAATccgtctttaaaaaaaagaagaagaaaaaaaatacaagtttgTGAATTATaccaataacattttttttttgttactttaagcatttttattGCATTCTATAAGATACAGGAAGGTAAAAAGATACTGTATGCTAAACAAATGGACCTTGTTACAATCAGTGCAATCAGGGACCTCCtcctattttatttaatttacacataataaaaacaatgcagAAAGCAAAACAGTTTGATGTAAATAATTGAGatagtcattattattgttgctctcaATAAGCTCTTGTTGAGATTTGTCA is a window encoding:
- the LOC131546204 gene encoding mamu class II histocompatibility antigen, DR alpha chain-like, which translates into the protein MELYVFMFMLAALVSSENKVVHEDFYLMGCSDTEKEHMYGMDGEELYHSDFIKGVGVVTLPDFADPLGYPGFYEQGLSEMQVCKANLDIAIKAYKNPQEKMDKPQTSIYAEDDVQLNVENTLICHVTGFFPPPVRVSWTKNNEALKEDSLSQYRPNDDGTYNIFSSLPFTPVEGDIYSCSVNHVSLDQTQTKTWEVDVAVPGVGPAVFCGVGLSLGLLGVATGTFFLIKGNNCN